From Pedobacter indicus, a single genomic window includes:
- a CDS encoding electron transfer flavoprotein subunit beta/FixA family protein — protein sequence MKILVCISSVPDTTTKITFTNDNAELNSSGIQYIVNPYDEIALAKAVEMAEGGKAEVTVINVGEAGTDPTIRKALAIGADKAVRINATPRDAWFVANQIAKYAKENNFDLILTGRESIDYNNAQVAGLVGELLNIPSVSIAKKVELQDQKLEVDREVEGGKEVLSLPLPAVIGVSEGVAEPRIPNMRGIMSARTKPLDVVEPINVEETSVIKSFETPDARGAVTLVSPDEPEKLVELLHTKARVI from the coding sequence ATGAAAATATTAGTTTGTATAAGCAGTGTTCCAGATACCACAACAAAAATAACCTTTACAAATGATAATGCAGAACTTAATTCATCAGGAATACAATATATTGTAAATCCGTACGATGAAATCGCGCTCGCTAAAGCAGTCGAAATGGCTGAGGGCGGAAAAGCAGAAGTAACTGTTATAAATGTTGGCGAAGCAGGAACCGACCCAACCATCAGGAAAGCATTGGCAATCGGAGCCGATAAGGCCGTTAGAATCAATGCCACTCCCAGAGACGCTTGGTTTGTAGCCAATCAAATAGCGAAATACGCTAAAGAGAATAACTTTGACCTAATATTAACCGGAAGAGAATCGATCGATTACAACAACGCTCAAGTAGCCGGGCTGGTTGGTGAGTTACTGAATATCCCTTCTGTTTCAATTGCAAAAAAGGTGGAGCTTCAAGACCAGAAACTGGAAGTTGACCGTGAGGTTGAAGGGGGAAAAGAAGTGTTATCACTCCCTCTCCCTGCCGTTATTGGTGTTTCCGAAGGTGTGGCTGAGCCTCGTATACCCAATATGCGTGGAATCATGTCAGCAAGAACCAAGCCCCTTGATGTGGTGGAACCTATTAATGTAGAAGAAACGTCTGTAATAAAGAGTTTCGAAACACCCGATGCCAGAGGAGCGGTTACCTTGGTCTCACCTGATGAGCCTGAAAAGCTGGTTGAGTTATTACATACCAAGGCTCGTGTAATATAG
- the rlmB gene encoding 23S rRNA (guanosine(2251)-2'-O)-methyltransferase RlmB: MQHYSRPPKKETNQMVFGIRAVIEAIESGKEIESLFIQRGLSGGLITQLKTLVGQHNIGYQQVPIEKLNRLTRKAHQGVVAVISPIVYQDIENIIPGIYDRGESPLILMLDGVTDVRNMGAIARTAECAGVHAIIVPKKGSAEINPDAIKTSAGALFKIPVCRVDSLYKTAKFLQESGLQMVSCTEKTEATIYEPDYTSPTVLILGSEEDGISDDLIRISESLAKIPLLGEIASLNVSVSAGVIIYEAIRQRHNASV, translated from the coding sequence ATGCAACATTACTCAAGACCTCCAAAAAAGGAAACAAACCAAATGGTATTTGGTATTCGTGCCGTTATTGAAGCTATCGAAAGCGGTAAGGAGATCGAGTCATTATTTATTCAACGGGGATTAAGTGGAGGATTAATTACTCAGTTAAAGACACTAGTAGGTCAACATAATATTGGATACCAGCAAGTGCCAATCGAAAAGCTGAATCGACTTACCCGAAAAGCACATCAAGGAGTAGTGGCTGTTATATCACCTATCGTATATCAGGATATCGAAAATATAATTCCGGGTATATATGATAGGGGAGAGAGTCCGCTTATATTAATGCTGGACGGAGTTACTGATGTTCGTAATATGGGTGCTATTGCACGGACGGCAGAATGTGCAGGTGTTCATGCGATTATAGTGCCCAAAAAGGGTTCGGCGGAAATCAACCCGGATGCTATCAAAACATCGGCAGGAGCGTTATTTAAAATTCCTGTGTGTCGAGTAGATAGTTTATATAAAACCGCAAAGTTCCTGCAAGAATCAGGCTTGCAAATGGTATCTTGTACTGAAAAGACGGAAGCAACTATATATGAGCCTGATTATACGAGCCCAACTGTGTTGATCCTCGGTTCAGAAGAAGATGGTATTTCTGATGATTTGATTCGTATATCGGAAAGTCTGGCTAAGATCCCGCTATTGGGTGAGATAGCTTCATTAAATGTGTCCGTGTCTGCAGGAGTCATAATCTACGAAGCTATTCGACAAAGGCATAACGCGTCTGTTTAG
- a CDS encoding tetratricopeptide repeat protein → MSNKRLEQLLTFLADGSKDPFIKYAIATEYAKIGDHENALKYYQDLVSNEPMYLGTYYHLGRLLEELGHTDEAVEIYEKGMMVATKVGDMHALSELRLVYQSALGEYGEEDDDDL, encoded by the coding sequence ATGAGTAATAAACGTTTAGAGCAATTATTGACCTTTTTAGCTGATGGGTCAAAAGATCCATTTATAAAATATGCGATAGCAACTGAATATGCAAAAATAGGAGACCATGAAAACGCGTTAAAATACTATCAGGATCTTGTTTCAAACGAACCAATGTACTTAGGAACATATTATCACTTGGGACGCCTATTGGAAGAATTAGGGCACACTGATGAAGCGGTTGAGATTTATGAAAAAGGCATGATGGTAGCAACAAAAGTAGGGGACATGCATGCTCTTTCTGAGTTACGATTAGTTTATCAGTCTGCCCTCGGTGAATACGGTGAAGAAGATGATGATGACCTCTAG
- the recQ gene encoding DNA helicase RecQ: MQIEKSLFDNLQIFFGFDTFKGEQEAIITNVLQKKDTFVIMPTGGGKSICYQLPALMSEGTAIVISPLIALMKNQVDQLRAFGGSDSIAHFLNSSLNKGEVAKVKKDVLDGKTKLLYVAPESLSKSDNIEFLKYITVSFVAVDEAHCISEWGHDFRPEYRRIRQVINSIGDNIPVIALTATATPKVQSDIRKNLQMLDSTLFKSSFNRPNLYYEVRPKIDVVKEIVRFIKNNAGKSGIIYCLSRKKVEEVAEILKINGIKALPYHAGLDAKKRAETQDLFLMEGVDVIVATIAFGMGIDKPDVRYVIHHDIPKSMEGYYQETGRAGRDGGEGRCIAFYSEKDVEKLTKFMKDKPVSEREIGTQILKEVIDYSESAVCRRKQILHYFGEDFDATGCNCMCDNCNSEITYFDAEDSLVKVIQFIKDEGDKFDDNHIVNILMGQNNQPVSSYKHDLHPLFGAGKDKGIDYWKSFFRQAVLENFLSKDIDNYGLLQLTRKGENYLTNPYAIKFILNKPMEKAADSNDTSGSMNGSSAVDTTLLKLLDNLRRKIAKQKNLPPFVIFQDPSLEEMCIHYPETLDELKQIHGVGSGKAMKFGSQFVSLIKDYVEENEIDRPIDLIIKGTANKSALKVSIIQNIDRKIGLDDIASSKGISYEEILKEVESIVYSGTKLNINYFIDEMLDEDRQDEIFDYFKEAETDSIDEALKELGSDDYTFEDIQLMRIKFMSEMGN, from the coding sequence ATGCAAATAGAAAAATCATTATTCGATAATCTGCAAATTTTCTTTGGTTTTGATACGTTTAAGGGTGAGCAAGAGGCCATCATTACCAATGTATTGCAGAAAAAAGACACGTTCGTTATTATGCCGACGGGAGGAGGCAAGTCAATATGTTATCAACTACCGGCCTTAATGAGTGAAGGGACCGCGATTGTTATCTCACCTTTGATAGCACTAATGAAAAACCAGGTAGATCAGCTACGTGCTTTTGGTGGATCGGACAGTATTGCACATTTTTTGAACTCTTCACTTAATAAAGGAGAGGTAGCAAAAGTGAAAAAAGATGTTTTAGATGGTAAGACAAAGCTTCTTTATGTCGCTCCTGAATCGCTTTCAAAATCTGATAATATTGAATTTTTAAAATATATTACTGTTTCATTTGTCGCTGTGGACGAAGCGCATTGTATTTCAGAATGGGGACATGATTTTAGGCCGGAATATCGTCGTATCCGACAGGTTATCAATAGTATAGGGGATAATATTCCAGTTATCGCATTAACCGCAACCGCCACACCGAAGGTTCAATCGGATATACGGAAGAATCTTCAGATGCTTGATTCAACTCTTTTTAAATCATCATTTAATCGGCCTAACTTATATTATGAGGTACGTCCGAAAATTGATGTGGTCAAAGAGATTGTCCGGTTTATTAAGAATAACGCTGGAAAGTCAGGCATAATTTATTGTTTGAGTCGGAAAAAGGTAGAAGAAGTTGCTGAAATATTGAAAATAAATGGCATTAAAGCTTTACCATATCATGCGGGCTTAGATGCGAAAAAGCGTGCGGAAACACAAGATCTATTTCTGATGGAGGGGGTAGATGTTATCGTTGCAACGATCGCGTTCGGTATGGGAATAGATAAACCAGATGTGCGCTACGTAATACATCATGACATACCAAAAAGCATGGAAGGTTATTATCAAGAGACGGGGCGTGCTGGTAGGGATGGAGGCGAGGGGAGATGTATCGCATTTTATTCGGAAAAGGATGTGGAGAAGCTGACTAAGTTTATGAAAGACAAACCCGTGTCAGAACGTGAAATTGGAACACAAATATTAAAAGAAGTTATTGACTATTCCGAGTCAGCTGTGTGTCGCCGAAAGCAGATACTTCATTATTTTGGAGAAGACTTTGATGCCACAGGTTGCAACTGTATGTGTGATAATTGTAATTCTGAGATTACTTATTTTGACGCAGAGGATTCTTTAGTTAAAGTGATTCAATTTATTAAAGACGAGGGAGATAAATTTGATGATAATCATATTGTTAATATTTTGATGGGTCAAAATAATCAACCTGTGTCTTCTTATAAACATGATTTACACCCACTTTTTGGAGCAGGCAAAGATAAAGGCATAGATTATTGGAAATCATTCTTTCGGCAGGCTGTACTTGAAAATTTCCTATCAAAAGATATCGATAATTACGGGTTACTTCAGTTAACCCGTAAAGGCGAAAATTATCTAACCAACCCATATGCCATTAAGTTTATTTTAAATAAACCTATGGAAAAAGCCGCGGATTCAAATGATACTTCCGGAAGTATGAATGGAAGTAGCGCTGTAGATACTACGCTTTTAAAGTTATTGGATAACCTTCGGCGTAAAATTGCTAAACAAAAGAACCTTCCTCCATTTGTTATTTTTCAAGATCCTTCTCTCGAAGAAATGTGTATTCACTACCCCGAGACGTTAGATGAATTAAAGCAAATACATGGAGTAGGCTCGGGGAAGGCGATGAAGTTCGGCAGTCAATTTGTTTCGTTAATTAAAGATTATGTTGAAGAAAACGAAATAGACCGACCGATTGACCTGATCATAAAGGGAACAGCTAACAAATCCGCTTTAAAAGTTTCGATTATTCAAAATATAGACCGTAAAATTGGACTGGATGATATCGCTTCATCTAAAGGTATCTCGTATGAAGAAATATTGAAGGAAGTTGAGTCGATCGTTTATTCTGGTACAAAGTTGAATATTAATTATTTTATCGACGAAATGCTGGATGAGGATCGTCAGGATGAAATTTTTGATTACTTTAAAGAAGCTGAAACGGACTCAATAGATGAAGCTTTAAAGGAATTAGGAAGTGACGATTATACCTTCGAAGATATACAGCTTATGAGAATTAAGTTTATGTCCGAGATGGGAAATTAA
- the dnaB gene encoding replicative DNA helicase — protein sequence MSTNSDFSPSFNRSNKPGFSDRRSRFQQIAHELGKLPPQATDLEEAVLGALMLEKDALSVVIDILKPETFYSEAHSKIFEAITNLFQKSSPIDILTVTAELRQMGALEMVGGAYYLTQLADRVVSAANIEYHARIISQKYIQRELIQISSDTIKKAYDETSDIFELLDGAEKALFDIAQNNLRRDTQKIDDIMRNAVDALEKLRDRTDSLTGVPSGFTALDRITSGWQPSDLVIIAARPAMGKTAFVLSCARNAAVEYGKPVAVFSLEMSSVQLVNRLISGETEIEQEKLRKGNLADHEWTQLHSRIGKLTEAPLLIDDTPALNVFEFRAKCRRLKAQYDIQMVIVDYLQLMHGKTDGKGGNREQEIGSISRALKSVAKELNIPVIALSQLSRAVESRPGNSKRPMLSDLRESGSIEQDADMVLFLYRPEYYGLTEDENGNSTAGVGEVIIAKHRNGEIATVPLKFVGKFVKFTDLEDDFGAPDSFSAGLSPSEEFSSNIITRSSRMNDMNDDPF from the coding sequence ATGAGTACGAATAGTGATTTTTCTCCTTCTTTTAATCGATCAAATAAGCCTGGTTTTTCAGATCGTAGATCCAGGTTTCAACAAATAGCTCATGAACTTGGTAAACTTCCGCCTCAGGCAACTGACTTGGAGGAGGCGGTGTTGGGAGCGTTGATGTTAGAAAAAGATGCACTCTCGGTTGTCATTGATATTCTCAAACCTGAAACTTTCTACTCCGAAGCACATAGCAAAATTTTTGAAGCGATAACGAATCTGTTTCAAAAATCCTCACCTATTGATATTCTAACCGTAACAGCTGAATTAAGGCAGATGGGAGCCTTAGAAATGGTTGGCGGCGCCTATTACCTTACTCAATTAGCTGATCGTGTTGTATCGGCTGCAAACATCGAATATCACGCGCGTATTATCTCCCAAAAGTATATCCAGCGTGAGCTGATTCAAATATCGTCTGACACGATAAAAAAAGCGTATGATGAAACATCGGATATATTTGAACTACTAGACGGTGCGGAAAAAGCACTATTTGATATTGCACAAAATAACCTGCGACGCGATACTCAAAAGATTGACGATATTATGCGAAATGCGGTCGATGCCCTAGAAAAACTACGTGATCGGACTGATTCGTTAACGGGAGTGCCATCGGGTTTCACCGCGCTGGACCGTATCACATCAGGGTGGCAACCATCTGACTTAGTTATTATTGCTGCTCGTCCAGCTATGGGTAAAACAGCATTTGTGTTGAGCTGCGCTAGAAATGCTGCAGTTGAATATGGAAAACCTGTTGCAGTATTTTCTTTGGAAATGTCATCGGTTCAGTTGGTAAATCGTCTGATATCTGGTGAAACAGAAATTGAACAAGAGAAACTAAGAAAAGGTAATTTAGCAGACCATGAATGGACGCAGTTACACTCCCGAATTGGCAAATTGACGGAAGCTCCTTTGCTAATTGACGATACCCCTGCTTTAAACGTATTTGAATTCAGAGCAAAGTGTAGAAGATTAAAAGCGCAATACGATATCCAAATGGTAATTGTAGATTACCTTCAATTGATGCATGGCAAAACAGATGGTAAGGGAGGAAACCGTGAACAAGAGATCGGTAGTATCTCGCGAGCTTTGAAGTCTGTCGCTAAAGAACTCAATATTCCAGTGATCGCGCTATCCCAATTAAGTCGTGCAGTTGAAAGCCGTCCCGGCAACAGCAAAAGACCTATGTTGTCAGATTTGCGTGAATCAGGATCTATTGAGCAGGATGCCGATATGGTTCTTTTCTTATACCGACCAGAATATTATGGACTGACTGAAGATGAAAACGGAAACAGCACAGCCGGAGTCGGAGAAGTTATCATTGCAAAACACAGAAACGGTGAAATAGCGACAGTTCCATTGAAATTTGTTGGTAAATTTGTTAAGTTCACTGATTTAGAGGATGATTTCGGAGCTCCTGACTCATTCTCTGCCGGATTGTCTCCTTCCGAAGAATTCAGTTCAAATATCATTACCCGATCATCTCGAATGAATGATATGAATGACGATCCGTTCTAG
- a CDS encoding KpsF/GutQ family sugar-phosphate isomerase, with product MKTNSEIKSIAVSTLTIEADAVRQLTERIDDDFVKVVNEILTLKGRVIITGIGKSAIIAQKIVATLNSTGTPSIFMHAADAIHGDLGMLQANDLIIAISKSGNTPEIKVLVPLLKQSENTLVALVGDTKSYLGLQADYILNTSVEKEACPLNLAPTTSTTAQLAMGDALAVALLECREFTDQDFARYHPGGSLGKRLYLKVGDLSAQNEKPKVYASTPVKEVILEITKNRLGAAAVMDGQQVIGIVTDGDIRRMIESHDAIGHLTAADIMGKKPIKIENHELAVNALNLMRANNITQIIVLNKDQHYEGIIHLHDLLKEGII from the coding sequence GTGAAAACTAATTCAGAGATAAAATCCATAGCTGTTTCTACCCTTACCATTGAGGCCGACGCAGTGCGGCAGTTGACAGAAAGAATTGATGATGACTTCGTCAAAGTTGTAAACGAAATTTTAACGTTAAAAGGCAGAGTAATTATAACTGGTATTGGTAAAAGTGCCATAATCGCTCAAAAAATTGTGGCAACTCTGAATTCGACTGGTACCCCTTCGATATTCATGCATGCTGCGGACGCTATACATGGAGATCTGGGAATGTTACAAGCAAACGATTTGATAATAGCAATTTCAAAAAGTGGAAACACTCCAGAGATTAAAGTACTGGTACCACTGCTTAAACAATCGGAAAATACGCTTGTAGCACTTGTCGGAGACACCAAATCATACCTCGGACTACAGGCCGATTATATATTAAATACCAGCGTCGAGAAAGAAGCTTGCCCACTTAATCTCGCACCGACTACGAGTACCACGGCTCAACTTGCCATGGGTGATGCATTAGCAGTAGCTCTACTGGAGTGTAGAGAATTTACAGATCAAGATTTCGCACGTTACCATCCAGGCGGCTCACTTGGAAAACGTTTATATTTAAAAGTGGGTGATCTATCTGCTCAAAACGAGAAACCAAAAGTCTATGCATCTACTCCGGTTAAAGAGGTTATTCTTGAAATTACAAAGAACCGGCTTGGTGCAGCAGCTGTCATGGACGGGCAACAAGTCATTGGTATTGTCACAGATGGGGATATCAGAAGAATGATTGAAAGCCATGATGCAATCGGTCACTTAACTGCTGCAGACATCATGGGGAAAAAGCCAATTAAAATAGAAAACCATGAACTAGCGGTAAACGCGCTCAATCTGATGCGGGCAAATAACATTACTCAGATTATTGTTTTGAATAAAGATCAACATTATGAAGGAATTATCCACTTGCATGATCTATTAAAAGAAGGGATTATCTAA
- a CDS encoding mannose-1-phosphate guanylyltransferase, with protein sequence MKNIFAVIMAGGIGSRFWPVSKTIYPKQFLDIFGTGKTLIQTTFDRFKAIIPEENIFIVTHESHVEILREQLPQVSDNRILSEPIMRNTAPCIAYACHKIKVLNPDATIVVSPSDHLILDESNFHEAIKTAIHAAAEDDRLITLGIRPSRPDTGYGYIQYIDGSSKTELKKVKTFTEKPSLDIAKTFIQSGDFLWNAGIFIWSANAIIKALHNHVEELNDIFSDGSHYLNSDKEKQFIALAYQRCPNISIDFAVMEKAENVYVLPVTFGWSDLGTWGSIYDLSEKDFSGNLAIPKDNVMFYDTSNCMVSTQKDKLVVLQGIDNMIIAESEDVLLIIPRDQEQNIKQILTDVKSKQGSKYL encoded by the coding sequence ATGAAGAACATATTTGCGGTTATTATGGCTGGCGGGATTGGTAGCCGTTTTTGGCCGGTAAGCAAAACCATATATCCTAAACAATTTCTAGATATTTTCGGAACGGGTAAAACGCTGATACAAACAACTTTTGACCGTTTTAAGGCAATTATTCCAGAAGAGAATATTTTCATAGTGACACACGAGTCTCATGTCGAAATTCTTCGAGAGCAATTACCACAGGTCTCAGACAATCGCATACTTTCGGAACCGATTATGCGTAATACTGCGCCCTGCATCGCTTATGCCTGTCATAAAATAAAGGTCTTAAATCCTGACGCAACAATTGTCGTATCCCCTTCTGATCATTTAATCTTAGATGAGTCTAATTTTCACGAAGCTATTAAAACAGCAATTCATGCAGCTGCCGAAGATGATAGGCTTATTACTCTCGGTATCCGACCTTCACGTCCCGATACGGGCTACGGCTATATACAATATATTGATGGATCATCTAAAACAGAATTAAAAAAAGTTAAGACTTTTACTGAAAAACCTAGTTTGGATATTGCAAAGACATTTATCCAAAGTGGTGATTTTCTATGGAATGCAGGGATATTTATTTGGTCTGCTAATGCAATCATCAAAGCATTGCACAACCACGTCGAAGAACTGAATGACATTTTCTCTGATGGGAGTCACTATCTTAACTCTGATAAGGAAAAACAATTCATCGCATTAGCCTATCAGCGCTGCCCTAACATTTCTATCGACTTTGCTGTCATGGAAAAAGCCGAAAATGTATATGTTTTACCGGTTACGTTCGGATGGTCGGACCTTGGTACTTGGGGGTCAATCTATGATCTTTCAGAAAAGGATTTCTCTGGGAATTTAGCGATTCCAAAAGACAATGTCATGTTTTACGATACAAGCAACTGTATGGTGAGCACTCAAAAAGACAAACTTGTTGTGCTTCAGGGAATTGACAACATGATCATTGCTGAATCAGAAGATGTATTATTAATTATTCCCCGCGATCAGGAGCAAAATATTAAGCAGATATTAACTGACGTGAAGTCTAAACAAGGATCAAAATATCTATAG